The DNA region CTGGAACAGGCCCGTGCTATTATTGAGGAAAGAGGAGACGCCGAAGAGCTTTCCAATATCAATGAACGTTTTCACAGTGTCTTGCGCGAAAGTTCGAACAACACCTATCTTTGTAATATGGCAAACAGCTTTCTGCAAATTGATAGCTCTATGCGAAAGGTTGTCAATGTCACTGACTATGAACAGCTGTTGAATCGGCAATTGCAGCATGAAGAGATCCTCAAAGCGGTTGAGACGGGGGACAGTGCGGAAGCAGAGAGGAGGATGGTCCATCATATCCGGGATACTTCGAAACATCTCTTTTGGGTAGAATAAAATTCTATCCTATTCTTTTCCATCAATTGGTATATCAGATACCAGTTTATAGAATTATGTATTCACTATGCGTCAGTTTTACAACCACCCACCCAAAAACAAAGGAGTGACTTCAATGAAAGTATGGAAATGGTTAGATGAGCATTTAGAAGAGACAATCGTTGCGGGATTTCTGGCTGGCGTTGCGCTTCTAATGGGCATTCAGGTCATATTGCGTTATGTATTCCTGAATGGCCTTTCCTGGAGCGAAGTCATTGCCCGTTATTTTTTGGTGATGATGGGATTTTTGAGTCTTGGATATAGCATACGGCATCGTTCCTCCATCAGGATCGACATGCTGATCAATATTCTTCCCAAACCTTTCCGCAGAGCGTGCGGAGTGGTGGTTTGGTTTATCACATTTTTCGTTTTGCTGATTCTATTTCACACGGCGGTGACGACAACGGTTTTTTATGAAGCGCATGGCCGTATTATTGCCGGTACGAATATTCCGGTCTATATCATTTATATCATCGGGCCGGTCATTGGTCTCGGCCTTGGGCTTTTCCGTCTATTTCAAGTTACGGTTTTAGATTTTATCAGCTGGAGAAAAAACAGGACCGGCGAGGATCGCCCTCTAAATATTCCAACCAATGAGAAAGAAGGCGTTCTCAAATGAATGCAGCAGTATTTTTCATTCTGTTTCTGGTGCTTTTGGCAATTGGTACGCCGATGTCTTTTACTTTTTGTGGTCTGGCGCTGTTGCCGAATCTTCTGAATTCCAATTTCCAATTTGATGCAAATTCCGTATTGTCCGCTACAGTTGGCGGGCTCAACAGCTTTATCCTTTTAGGGATTCCACTCTTTATGCTTGCAGGTGTCCTCATGGCAAAGGGAGGGATCTCAGAAAAGCTTTTTGGATTTTTCGCTTATTTTATCGGAAATAAAACAGCGGGATTTCCTGCTACCGTAATCATTACCTGCCTGTTTTTCGGTGCGATTTCCGGTTCTTCGGCCGCCTCGGTTGCCGCGGTGGGAGCGATGACGATCCCGTTTCTTGTAAAGCTTGGCTATGATAAAGTCTTTTCCACCGCCGTTGTAACAGTGGCCGGCGGCCTAGGCGTGATCATCCCGCCCAGCATTTCCTATATCATTTTTTCTTCCGTTTCAAACACTTCTCCGGCCAGCCTGTTTATCGCAGGAATTCTGCCGGGCTGCCTGATCGCCGCAGGACTCATTTGCTATGCATATTATTACTGCAAGCGTAAAGGCGAAGATAAGCAAACGATACAGATGTATTATCAGGAAATCCGGCAAAAAGGCCTTTGGAAACTCTTCCGGGAAAGTTTTTTCGCCCTTTTGACGCCTGTAATTATCCTGGGAAGTATTTATGGTGGGATTGCATCTCCCACGGAAGCCGCGGCGATCTCGGTGATCTATGCCTTTGCAGTCAGCTTATTTGCCTATAAGTCCATCCGCTTTCAGGACATTCCGGCACTGTTTGTGGAGGGCAGCAAAAGTTTCATCAATCTATTTTTTATATTGGGCGCAGCCACAGCGTTTACCCGTGTGGTGACCCTTTCCGGCTACGCAACCGAAATCAGCAATTTCATCCTCAGCAGTTATACGGGAAAAGTCGGTATCCTGCTGTTGCTGAACCTGATTATGTTGATATTTGGCGCTGTAATGGACAATATCCCGAATATTATGCTGCTCACGCCGGTTCTGCTTCCGGTGGCCACAGGTATTGGCATGGACCCGATCCATTTTGGTATCATAATGACCGCAAATCTGGCGATCGGCATGGTTACCCCTCCGGTTGGCGTAAACCTGTATGTGGGCAGCGGGATGTCCAATATCCCAATCCTGAAGCTGGCCAAAGCTACCATCCCGTTCTTACTGACCTTCGTGATATCTTTGTTGGCAATCACTTTTATCCCAGGAATAAGCCTGTGGCTGGTGGGGTAATGCCGGTTTGTTGAACATAAGCCTGTTGGCTTATATAAAAAGGAGGAATGGTCATGAAAACGCAAAAAACCGTATTGGCATTCTTGTTAACGCTCTGTATGATTTTAACACTTGCGGGATGCGCATCTCCCGCACAACCGGCGGCATCCAACGGTTCCGCGGCGGCTCCGGCGGAATCGGAAACCTATGAGTGGTCTTTTGGAATGGGCGGCACTGAGGAGACACTGAACTACAAAGGCGCGGAAAAATTCAAAGAGCTGATAGAAGCACGCAGCGAGGGGCGTGTGAAGGTGAACCTCTACGCAAACTCTTCTCTGGGTTCCACGGCGGAAATGATGGAAGGGCATATCAATGGGACGATTGCCCTCCTGACCGGTGTAACGAGTATGCTGCCCCCGTATGTTCCCGGATATGCGCTTTTCGATTTGCCCAATGCGTTTCCAGATATTGAAACTATGCGGGCCTTTCTCACCAGCGATTTTTGTGATCTCCTGAATGAAAAATATGCTGAATCGGGCGGTTTTGTTATGTTGGGGTTCTGTGACGCCGGATTCCGTCAGCTTACCGCCAATAAACCGATCCATGCGGTTGCGGATATGAAGGGAATAAAGATCCGCACCCAGGAAAACAAATACCATCTCGCATACTGGAACGCGCTGGGCGCAAACGCGATTGCAATGGACTGGTCCGAGCTTTATACGAATCTTCAGCAGGGCGTTGTGGACGCGGAAGAAAACCCTTATATGAACTTTTATGATACAAAGCTCTACGAAGTCCAGAAATACATTATGGAATCCAACCATGTGGGTCACATCATGACCTTCAGCATGAGCACATCGGTATATAACAGCCTGCCCGCCGATATCCGGAAGATGGTTGACGACTGCATGGCGGAATCGATGGAATACATCGTCGGCCTGTCGGACGCTTCCCTCCAGGACTATAAGAAAGCCTGTATGGATGAAGGAGTAACGATCATCCCAATGGAGCCTGAAGTGCTTGCCCAGATGCAGGAAATGGCTTCTCCCGTGTACGATATGGTGCGCAAAGATATTGGCGATGAAATTGTAGACGAGTTTCTTGCTGCGATTGATAAAGTGAAAAAATAGTTGGTATATTTTTCGGGAGGTGCCGATATTTTTCGCCCTCCCGAAAAATATCGGGAACTGTTATTAAAGGAGAAGACCAATGACTACAGATTTTATTTATGGCATAATTGTGCCTATTCTGACTCCGATTGATGAAGATGAACGCATTAGGGAGGCGAAGCTCCGGGAACAGGTGGATTTTGTCATTGATGGAGGCGTAAATGGCATTCTGGCTTTTGGCAGCAATGGCGAATTTTATATGGTGGAAGAGGATGAGATGTACAGAGGCCTTCAAATCATATTGGATCAAGCGCGGGGCAGGGTTCCCGTCTATATGGGAATTGGGGCAATCAGTACCAAAAAATGTATCCATATTGCTGAAATGGCAAAATGCGCAGGTGCGAATGGAATTTCCGTATTGCAGCCGATGTTTATAAAGCCCACCGAAGAGGAGCTTTTCGAACATTTTTGTGCGATTGCATCAGCGGTTCCCGATATGCCTGTGCTTCTTTACAACAATCCGGGGAGGACAGGTTATACCATAAGCGCGGATCTGGTTGAACGGCTCATCTCGCGCATGGACAATATCTGTGGGATGAAGGATTCCTCTGGAGATATGACTCAGACTTTGGAATTCATCAGAAAAACCCGTTCAAAAAATTTTAAAGTATTTGGTGGGAAGGATACCCTGATTTATGCGGCATTGTCCCATGGCGCTGTGGGAGCAGTCGCCACAACTGCAAATTTTATTCCCAAACAGGTTTGTTCCGTTTATCAGGATTTTTTAGAGGGAAGGCTTCAGGAGGCTTTGGAAACACAGTTTCGTTTGGCGCAGATACGCCTGGCGATGGATCAGGCAAGTTTTCCTGTGGCCACAAAGGACTTGGCGAATCTCGCCGGACGATCGGTCGGAAAACCATATACGCCGAATCTGCCGTCCCAGGGGGAAGCATTGGAGCATTTGAAGCAAGCCATGCAAAGTGCATTCTATTCCATGGAATGATTATGGGCGGGGGTCTCTGCTTGTTTGCGGCCCAATTTCTGATGAAAAGGAGCGTATCTCCGTATGTGCGATTATCCAGCTTTATTTGAACCGATTACCCTCGCGGGAAAAATGATACGGAACCGTATTGTCCTTTCCCCAATGGGAACCCGTGCCAATCTGTTAGACGGCACGCTTTCAGACCGGTGCGCAATCTTTCTGGAAGAGCGGGCAAGAGGCGGCGCCGGTCTCATCATAACAGAACAGACAGCTGTGCGCGAAGGGCAAATGCGAGTCCCCACGATGCAGGCCAACTCGGATCTGCTGATCCCCGCGCTTAGCCAGCTTGCCGCCAGTGTACACGCTTACGACAGCCATATTTTGATGCAGCTTGGACTGCATGGCGGGCGGGCTCCAAGCTCTGTTACAGGAAACCGCTGCATTGCCCCGTCTGCGGTTGCTTCCCCGCTTTACAAGGAAATACCGGAAGCTCTGACGGAGGAAGAAATTTATGCGCTTGTGGACGATTGGCGTTTTTGCGCCATGCGGGCGAAACGCGCGGGATTTGATGGCGTCGAGGTGCATGGCTGCCACGGCTACCTGATCAATCAGTTTCTTTCGCCTGTGACGAATTGCCGCAGGGACGCCTTTGGCGGCAGTTTAATCAACCGTCTTTATTTTGCGAAACTGATCGTATTCGCAGTCCGTGAGGCTTGCGGAGCAGATTTCATCATAGGCTTCAAAATGCCTGGTTTTGAAAATTTTCCGGGTGGGATCGAACCGGAGGACGCCGTAATCATTGCGAAGGAAATGGAATGTTACGGCGTGGACTATCTGCATGTATCTGCAAACTCACTCGTCTTTTCCGCGCCACAGGATTATCCGTATACCCCTTATGCGGACGTTCCCTCCATGTATGATGAAAAGGGCTGTCTTGTTCCATTGGCGGAAATGGTCAAAAAGGCGGTATCGGTTCCTGTTATCGCGGTGGGCGGGATTGTAACGCCCCAGGATGCAGAGCAAGTGATTTCAAACAGGCAAGCGGACATGGTAGCCGTGGGCAGACCATTCCTTGCGGATCCAGAATGGGGCGAGAAGCCGCTTTCGCAGGAGATTGCGCGTCCATGCGTCGGTTGTCTCGAATGTCATAAACATATTCTGGCCGGCACCGATCTGGTGTGTACCGTGAATCCCGGGCTGCTCCGGGAGTTTTACGGCCGTCCTTCCAGCGAAAAATCGAAGCCGAAATCGGTCGTGATTGTGGGCGCGGGCCCCGGTGGTATGGAGGCCGCGATCCAGGCGGCCGACCGGGGATATAAAGTGACGGTCTACGATTCCGGAGAAGGGCTCGGCGGTACGCTTCGGCTGGCTGCAAAACCAGATTTCAAGGAACGCGTCCGGGAACTGCTTGCTTATTATAAACAGGAGATAGAGCAGCGGAACATCCATCTGATCTGGAATACAAAGGTGGACGAAGAAAATGTATCAACACTGTTGCAGTGTGAGCAGGCGGACTCCATAATCCTTGCGACAGGGGGGATCCCGGTGGTTCCGCCTTTCGCGCGCGATGCAAAGATGGAAGTGCTGATTGCGGAAGACCTGATAGAAAAGGGTGTGGAAGGATTCCTTCCAGAGCAGGTCGCAATCATCGGAGCTGGGAAGGTGGGCCTTGAAACCGCCTGGTTGCTAAGCTTGGCGGGGAAAAAGGTGGCCGTTTACGATATGCTGCCCATGGAGAAAGTTTTGGCCGCCGATCATCCGGTTATGAGGGCCGCCTTGCTGCACAGGATGAATGAGCTGGGCGTAAGGATTTATACAGAGGCTCGTCTGAACCGCATCATGGAAAATACCCTGCATTTTAATATTGCCGGGGAAGAGGCGGTACACAAAGCGGAATGTGTGGTGCTGGCCATTGGCTATCGGCCGGATCACACGCTTTACCGAAATCTTTTAAAGGCGGGATGCTGCAAAAAAATCCTTTTGATTGGTGATGCAAAAGCGCCCAGAGGAATGTTTGACGCTATCCACGAAGGATATTTTGCGGGAAGATATCGAATTTAAGGGGGCTCTCCGATGAAAGGCACAAATGAAACGATGAAGCGGATGGATGCGCTCCTCAGACAGGATTGGGAGAAGTATGCTGAAATCCGGCATCATCTTCACGCCCATCCGGAAAAATCGAACCAGGAAAAGGAAACGGCGGCATATCTGACCGGCTGGTTGCGGCGGGCGGGAATTCCCTGCCGGACTGGATTGGGCGGGTACGGGATCATTGCGGATATTGGAACCGAACGGAACCGCCCAACAGTGGCAATTCGTGCGGATATGGACGCACTGGCCCTTTCGGAGGCCAGCGGGCTGCCATTTGCCTCCCAAACGCCGGGCGTCATGCATGCCTGCGGCCATGATGTACATATGTCGGCACTTTTGACGGCGGGGCTGATTCTCCAACAGGTGAAGGAATCGCTTTCCTGTGGTGTTCGGCTGATTTTTCAGCCCGCGGAGGAAAATGGTCCGGTCGGGGGGGCTGTCCCAATGATTTCGGACGGCGCCCTTGACGGAGCGGATATCCGCGCCGTATTTGCCGCACATGCCATGCCCCAAATCCCGGAGGGAGCTTTCGCAGTTGTCAAAGGCCCCGCATTGGCTGCGAATGACAATTTCTATGTTACGGTAACAGGGAAGGGCGGGCATGCGGCAATGCCGCATGCCTGTGTCAACCCACTCTTGGCAGCCTCTCAGCTTGTGCTGCATTTTTGCGCCTTGCCGGCGCAGGAAATATGCGCTCATCATGCCGCTGTGATTTCCGTGGGGAAATATAGCGGCGGAATTCGGCGCAACATCATTCCGGAAAAAGCCGAGCTGGAAGGTACCATGCGCACGTTTGATCCGAAAGACAGGGAAAAGCTTATGCAGCGGATGGATGAAATTTCCTGCGGGATAGCGAGAAGCAGCCAGACAGATATCCGACTGGTCTGGCAGCCGAGTTTTCCGATGGGGGCTAACGAACCGTATGCCGCGCAATATCTGAGAAACGCGATATCCCGTCACCTGGGGAAGGATCTGCTGATGGAAGAATTTCCACCCTTTATGGGATCGGACGATTTCGCTTACTTTTTACGCGAACGGCCGGGTGCCATTTTGTGGGTCGGAACCGGTATCCCGGGCAGGCCGCAGGAACTGCACAGCCCGGAGCTTTCCATATCGGATAATGTTCTAAAAAATCTGTGCCGCGCATTTTTAGCGGTTGCGATTGATTTCCCGGATTTTATAGAAGGAAGGGGCATGGACACGTTATTATGAAAAATTTTGCGGATCGTACAGTTGACGTTGCATTTTCACCTGTCCGAAAAGTACTTGAACAGGCTGAGCAGATGCAGGAAAAAGGGGAACGGGTCATTCATTTGGAGATCGGTGAACCGGATTTTCATACACCTTCGCATATCGTGGAGGCCACTCAAAAAGCGTTAACCAATGGATATACCCATTATTTCCCCAACCGAGGCTATTTGCCACTTCGCCAGGCAATAAAAGAGAGGCTCCTTCAGACGGGCAAAGTTCTATACAACCCTGACTCGGAAATCATTTTGACAGCGGGGGCCGCAGAAGGCATTCTGGATGCAATCTTGGGACTTGTGGATCCCGGGGATGAGGTTATTGGATTCACTCCTGCTTTCATGAACTATAAAAATGCAACCATTCTGGCGGGGGCGAAATTTGTGGAGATTGCACTCAGGCAGGAGAACAACTTCCAGATTGATATCGAAGAATTGAAACGGGCAATTACACCGCGGACACGGATGATCGTCCTGAATAATCCACAGAATCCATGCGGAACGATCCACAAAGCGGAAATCCTTGAAGAGCTTGCAGAGCTGGCGCGCCAAAATGATCTGTTGGTACTGTCCGATGAAATCTATGACAGTATCCTGTATGATGGGGCTAGCTTTTGTTCGGTCGCTTCGCTTCCGGGGATGAAGGAGCGTACCATTTGCATAAACGGGTTTTCAAAATCCTTTGCAATGACCGGCTGGAGGGTTGGCTATTTAGCGACGGACAAGGCGCTGCTGCCCGCTGTTTTAAAGCTGCATCAATATAATACCTGCTGTATCCCCAGCTTCATACAGGTGGCATTGACGGAGACAATGAACCATACGAATTCCTTGTGTTCCACGCGGAATATGGTCAGTCAGTTTGAAAAGCGGCGGGCACTTTTACTTCGTGGGCTCGGAGCGATCCCGGACCTGAGTTTCGTCGCACCCATGGGTGCTTTCTATATGATGATCAATGTGGAAAAAACTGGGCTGAGCGGAACCGTGTTTGCAGAGAGGCTTCTGCGGGAGCAGGCTGTCGCGGTTGTTCCTGGTATTGGATTCGGCGATGCGTTCGGCAGATATATTCGGATTTCTTTTGCAGCCTCCACGGATGATATCCTGGAAGGGGTAAAACGGATCGGAGCCTTTGCAGCAAGTCTGCCGGAGGCGGAAAGCGATTGAAAACCGGGGCACAGATTGAATATTCTAACATTTGGAGGCTGCCATGATCGATCTTTTATTCAAAAACGGGCATCTGATTGACCCCGCATCTGGAATTGATCGAGTCTGCAATTTGGGTATCCGGGATGGAAAATCCCTCGGTGCAGTGACCGGCGTTTCAGCGCAGGCACAAAACATCATCGATGCGTCCGGATATTATATCTTTCCGGGATTGGTGGATTTTCATACACATATTTATACCGGAAATAACGCGCTGGCGCTCCACCCGGATCTCTTGCTTTCAAGCGGAGTAACCTGTGCTGTGGACGCTGGATCGGCGGGAAGATCCAACTTTGAGGATTTTTATAATGGCGTTGTAAAACCCAGCATGATCCGCGTCTACTCCTATCTGAACATCCGAAACGAGGGTATGCCGATTGGAGAAAATGCAAAGGTCTGTTTGCCCAGCCGACAGGATACCCGTGGCCTGTCCCTGCTTATGGAACGCTATCCCGACCAGATTAAAGGGCTGAAAGTTTATATGGGCGAGGAGACGCTCGGAACCCTTGGCCTACATCTGCTGGAAGAAACCATCCGGATTGCAGATGCCCTTGCCTGCCCGGTGGTGGTTCATGCTTCAAATCCGCCGTCGACGGAAAGCTCGCTTTGCGGCCTGCTCCGAAAGGGGGATGTAATGTGTCACTGCTACCATGGAAAAGGACGTAGCATCCTGCATGCGGATGGAAAGATTGAGGAAGGTGTCTTAGCTGCACGGAAACGCGGCGTGCTTTTTGACTGCAGCAACGGATTTACGAATTATAACCATTCGGTTGCAAGGCAGGCGATTCAACAGGGATTTTTTCCGGATATCATCAGTACTGACATTACTTCGGTGGTATACAATAAAGAAGGATACTGCCGCAGTTTGCCACAGCTCATGAGCAAATATCTCGATTATGGAATGACGCTTTCCGAAGTGGTGCGCTGTACCACAGAAACCCCGGCAAAACAGCTGGGAATCTTTGGCCATTATGGAACGCTGGCAGAAGGAGCTGCGGGGGATGTTACAATTTGTAAGCTGGTTCGCGCGGCGCCGGTATATCTGGATAACTGCCAGCAGGAAATGACCGGCACACAGCTGCTCATTCCGGTGATGACGGTGTTGAATGGCAAAATCGTCTATCGCTATGGTGAATTTTGAGAACCGATAAAAGGGAAGCCTCCTCCTTCAACTCGCTGATTGAAGGAGGAGGCTTCCCTTTTTACGATGGATGTGATACAATGACGCAGAACGGCTTGCTACGCGCATTCGCACAGCAAGCCGCAAAATCCGGTTGAGGAATAGAGGATGTTAGATTTGGCTCTCCCACAGATGCTGCTTATCGTTTGCCCGTTGGTTTTTTTCGGTGGCTTTGTCGATAGTATTTCCGGTGGCGGCGGACTGATCAGCCTGCCGGCCTATCTGCTTACCGGGATTCCTCCGCACATCGCTTTCGGCTGCAATAAAGTTTCGGCAGGGGTGGGGATGCTGGTTTCCACCGTTCGCTTCCACCAAAATGGAAAGATCCATTTGAAAAGCGCCGCTGTTTCCGCGGTATTTGCGCTGTTGGGAGCGGGGCTGGGGTCGTCATTCAATATGCTGCTCGACGCCGTCCTGCTCAAAAAGCTGATCGTCGGTGTTCTGCCGGTGGTTTCGATCCTTGTATTGTTTGGCGGCAACCGCATCCGGCCGTCCAAGCTCCTGAAGGGATACAAACTCTTTTTAGCCTGTGCAGGGATTGGCTTTGTGACAGCTTTATATGATGGGATCATTGGGCCTGGGGCGGGGACCTTCATGGTTTTCGGTTACGCCTCAATCGCGGGATTCGACTATGTGACCGCGAGCGGAAACGCGAAGGTGACAAATCTGGCGTCGAATATTGCGAGCACCTTTCTTTATATATCCGCGGGCAGGGTATTGTTTGCACTCGCAATTCCAGCCGCGCTTTGCAGCATTGCGGGCAGCTGGATCGGCAGCGGCCTTGCGATCCAGAAAGGTGCAAAGTTCATCAAAGGGATCATGGCGCTGGTTTTGGCGGGTATTTTTGTGAAGCTCATTTGGGATCTGCATCTTATTTAGAACAGTGGAATCTAAGGTGGCTCCCGATGCGGGCAGCGTGCGCCCCAAGGTTTTTTATGTGTATTATGATCTCGGGATGGCATAGAAACAGGTTGATGGGACAGATTGGACCGGTGAAAAGCCGGTCCAATTTTCATTTCGGACAGGTTCTAAAATTTTGGACGGGCCAATATGATAGAAGGGAGAAAGCCAAAGGACGTGACCGAATTGAAAGAGGATGAACGTTACAGCGCGGCAGTGGGGACACTGTCCGACCGGGTACGCCGTACACTTGAGCGGGTCCCGCGCGAAATCCGATTAAACGCGACTGAAATCCGTCTGCGAACCGGTCGACCGCTTACGCTGATGGTTTGCACCCGACCGTTTTTTGTAGAGGAAAATGGGGCTGTTTCTCCGAATCCGGGAGCGAAGCCTTTTCTGTTGGATCGGTCGGATCTGCAGGAATGCTTTGTATCACTCTGCGGCTGGTCGGTGCACAGTCATCAGAAGGAGGTAGCAGACGGATATATTTCGGTGCGCGGAGGACATCGGGCGGGCATTGCGGCAACCGCTGTGCTGGAGGAAGGGAAGATGACCGCTGTGCGGGAAATCACTTCGGTTAACCTGCGGATTGCACGGGAGATCTATGGCGCGGCGGACCCGCTGATTCGCGGATATCTGGCGGACCGCCTGCGGGGAATCCTGCTTGTGGGTGCGCCCGCCAGCGGAAAAACAACCCTGCTGCGCGACTTGGCCCGGCAGCTTGCGGACGGTGCGGTCGGGCGTTATGTGAAAGTCTGCGTGGTGGACGAGAGCGGGGAGATCGGCGCCGCTTCGGGCGGCGGTATCCAAAATGATCTGGGTGTCTGCAGTGACCTGCTGTCCGGCTATCCAAAAGATCGAGGACTGCAGATCGCACTGCGGTACCTTTCGCCGGAGGTAATCATCTGCGACGAGGTGGGTAGCGACCGGGAAATAGAAGGAATTACAGAGGCCGCCAACAGTGGTGTTTCGGTGGTGACCTCTATTCATGCGGGAAGCTTTGCGGAATTGTCGCGCCGTCCGCAGGCGAGGAAACTGCTTGAAACCGGAGCCTTTGAGCTAATCGTGCTGCTTGCAGGCGCACAGCGCCCGGCGGAAATAACAGAAGTGAAAAGGATTGGTGAAGTATGTACGCTTTTTTAAAGGTCAGCGGAATGGTTTTGGTGGTGCTGTGCACGACATCAATTGGTATGGCAATGGCGAAAACGCTCACAAACCGTGTGGAGGAACTGGAAGCCTGTATCGCGGCGCTCGCCGCGTTTGAAAGCGAACTTTCCTACAGCCTTGCGCCGCCGGACGAAGTGGTCGGCAGGCTGGAAAGCCGCGAGTCGCTTTCCGCGGCGGCTTTTCTGCCCGCATGCGCATCGCTTTGCAGACGCGGGATACCATTCCCCAAAGCATGGAAGCAGGCGATCACGGTGACGCGTGCAAATCTGGCGCCGGACGACCTTTCGATCCTTACCGGCCTTGCAGATACGCTTGGTCAATGCGATCTGCAGAGCCAGCTCGCACAGCTGGCACACGCGAAGGCACTTTTGCAGATGCAGCTTACCTCGGCTCAGGGACGCTGCGGCTCCTATGCAAAGTTATACCGTACGATGGGTGTGCTTGCGGGTGCGTTTGTGGTGATCGTCTTTATCTGAACTTGCAATCAACATAATAATATAAAAGGAAGCGGCCCTGGGCCGCTTCCTTTTTACGGTTGGGAAAATTGATCATACGCTTACCTGGATCGGCTGTTCCACCCAGGCTTCAAAATCGG from Anaerotruncus rubiinfantis includes:
- a CDS encoding dihydrodipicolinate synthase family protein, coding for MTTDFIYGIIVPILTPIDEDERIREAKLREQVDFVIDGGVNGILAFGSNGEFYMVEEDEMYRGLQIILDQARGRVPVYMGIGAISTKKCIHIAEMAKCAGANGISVLQPMFIKPTEEELFEHFCAIASAVPDMPVLLYNNPGRTGYTISADLVERLISRMDNICGMKDSSGDMTQTLEFIRKTRSKNFKVFGGKDTLIYAALSHGAVGAVATTANFIPKQVCSVYQDFLEGRLQEALETQFRLAQIRLAMDQASFPVATKDLANLAGRSVGKPYTPNLPSQGEALEHLKQAMQSAFYSME
- a CDS encoding TRAP transporter large permease, which encodes MNAAVFFILFLVLLAIGTPMSFTFCGLALLPNLLNSNFQFDANSVLSATVGGLNSFILLGIPLFMLAGVLMAKGGISEKLFGFFAYFIGNKTAGFPATVIITCLFFGAISGSSAASVAAVGAMTIPFLVKLGYDKVFSTAVVTVAGGLGVIIPPSISYIIFSSVSNTSPASLFIAGILPGCLIAAGLICYAYYYCKRKGEDKQTIQMYYQEIRQKGLWKLFRESFFALLTPVIILGSIYGGIASPTEAAAISVIYAFAVSLFAYKSIRFQDIPALFVEGSKSFINLFFILGAATAFTRVVTLSGYATEISNFILSSYTGKVGILLLLNLIMLIFGAVMDNIPNIMLLTPVLLPVATGIGMDPIHFGIIMTANLAIGMVTPPVGVNLYVGSGMSNIPILKLAKATIPFLLTFVISLLAITFIPGISLWLVG
- a CDS encoding TRAP transporter small permease gives rise to the protein MKVWKWLDEHLEETIVAGFLAGVALLMGIQVILRYVFLNGLSWSEVIARYFLVMMGFLSLGYSIRHRSSIRIDMLINILPKPFRRACGVVVWFITFFVLLILFHTAVTTTVFYEAHGRIIAGTNIPVYIIYIIGPVIGLGLGLFRLFQVTVLDFISWRKNRTGEDRPLNIPTNEKEGVLK
- a CDS encoding TRAP transporter substrate-binding protein gives rise to the protein MKTQKTVLAFLLTLCMILTLAGCASPAQPAASNGSAAAPAESETYEWSFGMGGTEETLNYKGAEKFKELIEARSEGRVKVNLYANSSLGSTAEMMEGHINGTIALLTGVTSMLPPYVPGYALFDLPNAFPDIETMRAFLTSDFCDLLNEKYAESGGFVMLGFCDAGFRQLTANKPIHAVADMKGIKIRTQENKYHLAYWNALGANAIAMDWSELYTNLQQGVVDAEENPYMNFYDTKLYEVQKYIMESNHVGHIMTFSMSTSVYNSLPADIRKMVDDCMAESMEYIVGLSDASLQDYKKACMDEGVTIIPMEPEVLAQMQEMASPVYDMVRKDIGDEIVDEFLAAIDKVKK
- a CDS encoding oxidoreductase: MCDYPALFEPITLAGKMIRNRIVLSPMGTRANLLDGTLSDRCAIFLEERARGGAGLIITEQTAVREGQMRVPTMQANSDLLIPALSQLAASVHAYDSHILMQLGLHGGRAPSSVTGNRCIAPSAVASPLYKEIPEALTEEEIYALVDDWRFCAMRAKRAGFDGVEVHGCHGYLINQFLSPVTNCRRDAFGGSLINRLYFAKLIVFAVREACGADFIIGFKMPGFENFPGGIEPEDAVIIAKEMECYGVDYLHVSANSLVFSAPQDYPYTPYADVPSMYDEKGCLVPLAEMVKKAVSVPVIAVGGIVTPQDAEQVISNRQADMVAVGRPFLADPEWGEKPLSQEIARPCVGCLECHKHILAGTDLVCTVNPGLLREFYGRPSSEKSKPKSVVIVGAGPGGMEAAIQAADRGYKVTVYDSGEGLGGTLRLAAKPDFKERVRELLAYYKQEIEQRNIHLIWNTKVDEENVSTLLQCEQADSIILATGGIPVVPPFARDAKMEVLIAEDLIEKGVEGFLPEQVAIIGAGKVGLETAWLLSLAGKKVAVYDMLPMEKVLAADHPVMRAALLHRMNELGVRIYTEARLNRIMENTLHFNIAGEEAVHKAECVVLAIGYRPDHTLYRNLLKAGCCKKILLIGDAKAPRGMFDAIHEGYFAGRYRI
- a CDS encoding M20 metallopeptidase family protein, which gives rise to MKGTNETMKRMDALLRQDWEKYAEIRHHLHAHPEKSNQEKETAAYLTGWLRRAGIPCRTGLGGYGIIADIGTERNRPTVAIRADMDALALSEASGLPFASQTPGVMHACGHDVHMSALLTAGLILQQVKESLSCGVRLIFQPAEENGPVGGAVPMISDGALDGADIRAVFAAHAMPQIPEGAFAVVKGPALAANDNFYVTVTGKGGHAAMPHACVNPLLAASQLVLHFCALPAQEICAHHAAVISVGKYSGGIRRNIIPEKAELEGTMRTFDPKDREKLMQRMDEISCGIARSSQTDIRLVWQPSFPMGANEPYAAQYLRNAISRHLGKDLLMEEFPPFMGSDDFAYFLRERPGAILWVGTGIPGRPQELHSPELSISDNVLKNLCRAFLAVAIDFPDFIEGRGMDTLL
- a CDS encoding pyridoxal phosphate-dependent aminotransferase, which codes for MKNFADRTVDVAFSPVRKVLEQAEQMQEKGERVIHLEIGEPDFHTPSHIVEATQKALTNGYTHYFPNRGYLPLRQAIKERLLQTGKVLYNPDSEIILTAGAAEGILDAILGLVDPGDEVIGFTPAFMNYKNATILAGAKFVEIALRQENNFQIDIEELKRAITPRTRMIVLNNPQNPCGTIHKAEILEELAELARQNDLLVLSDEIYDSILYDGASFCSVASLPGMKERTICINGFSKSFAMTGWRVGYLATDKALLPAVLKLHQYNTCCIPSFIQVALTETMNHTNSLCSTRNMVSQFEKRRALLLRGLGAIPDLSFVAPMGAFYMMINVEKTGLSGTVFAERLLREQAVAVVPGIGFGDAFGRYIRISFAASTDDILEGVKRIGAFAASLPEAESD